One segment of Arcanobacterium phocae DNA contains the following:
- a CDS encoding zinc ribbon domain-containing protein — MNDFPSFDDEVTTPAAVTPPPASTQQMPPQQGQFIPPAPVPAPAPAPRVPLTPKQKKRRLLIIIGVLSVVVLVAAGFIFAAIVNHNRTPEAQVRSYLSAISAGKADQANSIVDPGIANGDRTFLTDDVLKNADQRIKVVDIHELSSDEIDQRRYEIIDALSTNLSTDIAASRYLGDKSSAVVEATYSLDGVRHSSYFIATPGKNEKLILHTWDIKTPLIRSVTVNTKLPGISIGNTDAEVEQDSYRTKIYVYPGIYTITESSDSKYLAAKETLSVDAKNEYIDMDAQLTDAAETFVLDTVKKQYDRCASIEGNLDQVCPYAVRNKNLALLEPVTPITTIEHMGDYDFTSGQGTIRIKPNPTPFNEDPEAKEIEFVFEGYISIEKGEPKVKLYNARTMR; from the coding sequence ATGAATGATTTTCCTAGCTTTGATGACGAAGTAACGACTCCAGCTGCGGTAACCCCGCCTCCAGCAAGTACCCAGCAAATGCCACCGCAACAGGGGCAGTTCATTCCACCGGCGCCGGTACCAGCGCCAGCACCAGCACCACGTGTCCCACTCACTCCAAAACAAAAGAAGCGCCGTCTCTTGATCATTATCGGAGTACTTAGCGTTGTTGTACTCGTAGCAGCTGGTTTCATTTTCGCTGCGATTGTCAACCACAATCGCACTCCCGAAGCTCAAGTTCGCTCGTATTTAAGCGCTATCTCAGCGGGGAAGGCAGATCAAGCGAATTCCATCGTTGATCCAGGTATCGCAAATGGTGATCGAACCTTCCTTACTGATGACGTGTTGAAGAACGCCGATCAACGAATCAAAGTTGTCGACATTCATGAGCTTTCGTCAGATGAAATCGATCAGCGCCGCTACGAAATCATCGATGCACTGTCAACTAATCTGTCTACTGATATTGCTGCCTCTCGTTATCTCGGTGATAAATCTTCTGCGGTAGTAGAGGCCACATATAGTCTTGACGGCGTACGTCACAGCAGTTACTTCATCGCTACGCCAGGCAAAAACGAGAAGCTCATTCTTCACACATGGGATATCAAGACCCCGCTCATCCGGTCGGTAACAGTAAATACCAAGCTTCCGGGAATCAGCATTGGAAACACCGACGCAGAAGTTGAACAAGATTCTTACCGTACCAAGATATATGTCTATCCTGGAATCTATACAATAACTGAATCGAGCGATTCAAAGTATCTGGCAGCTAAAGAAACTCTTTCAGTTGATGCGAAGAATGAATACATCGACATGGATGCTCAGCTCACTGACGCTGCAGAAACTTTTGTTCTTGATACAGTGAAAAAGCAGTATGACCGCTGTGCTTCCATCGAAGGAAACTTAGATCAGGTATGCCCCTATGCCGTTAGAAACAAGAACTTAGCATTGCTTGAACCTGTAACTCCGATTACTACTATCGAGCACATGGGAGATTATGACTTCACTTCGGGTCAGGGGACAATCCGGATCAAGCCGAATCCGACTCCGTTTAATGAGGATCCAGAAGCCAAAGAAATCGAATTTGTTTTCGAAGGTTACATCAGCATTGAAAAAGGCGAACCTAAAGTTAAGCTTTATAACGCACGAACTATGCGGTGA
- a CDS encoding ribosomal protein L7/L12: MGKWFGRSDESEELRTRISELASIIAKLRSQLDELGVKPQIDLSLTAEEQQLVAQGKKIAAIKMYRERTGSSLKDAKDIVDSL; encoded by the coding sequence ATGGGAAAATGGTTTGGCCGATCAGATGAAAGCGAAGAACTACGAACTCGAATTTCCGAATTAGCATCAATAATTGCGAAGCTTCGTTCGCAGCTTGACGAGCTCGGTGTCAAACCTCAGATCGATTTATCACTCACCGCAGAAGAACAGCAACTAGTAGCACAGGGTAAAAAGATTGCGGCTATAAAGATGTACCGCGAACGCACTGGTTCTTCCTTAAAAGATGCTAAAGACATAGTTGATTCTCTTTAA
- a CDS encoding metallophosphoesterase — MVIDRSSSMKNIATRILGALTAAGALSLCGALIHAQSYQVRRRTVLLPRIKSQKNATTASTLRIVHISDTHLLAHQRRRRAFLESLAELSPDFIVLTGDLIAADSAIPALLADLEPLLSIPGAFVFGSNDYFGPELKNPLRYLRGHTGTDVEKKASAGHRLATEELRSGLTSGGWIDLNNARHQLNVNDWTLDLVGIDDPHIGLHQMPQPLNVASASTGPALRLALAHAPYTWVLDMMDDDDATLAFAGHTHGGQVNLPGSHALVTNCDLPRRYANGLFEWPPPKNHLEEPHVVKRNGTVVAHDNMLVNISAGIGTSPFTPIRTFCAPEAIVLDIVAV, encoded by the coding sequence GTGGTTATCGATCGGTCCTCGTCCATGAAAAATATTGCGACCCGTATTCTTGGCGCACTCACAGCTGCTGGAGCGTTATCGCTATGTGGAGCGTTAATTCACGCTCAGTCATATCAGGTTCGACGTCGGACCGTTCTTCTTCCGCGTATCAAGAGCCAAAAGAACGCTACCACTGCGTCAACGCTACGCATCGTACATATTTCAGATACTCATTTGTTGGCTCATCAACGTCGCCGGCGGGCTTTCTTAGAATCTCTTGCTGAGTTAAGTCCAGATTTCATTGTTCTTACCGGCGATCTTATCGCAGCTGATTCTGCGATCCCCGCGCTATTAGCCGATTTAGAACCTTTGTTGTCCATCCCTGGTGCTTTTGTCTTTGGTTCAAATGATTACTTTGGGCCCGAGTTGAAGAATCCACTACGTTATTTGCGCGGGCATACTGGGACAGATGTAGAAAAGAAAGCGTCAGCAGGCCATCGCTTAGCGACCGAGGAACTGAGATCTGGTTTAACAAGCGGCGGTTGGATTGATCTTAATAATGCAAGACACCAGCTCAATGTCAACGATTGGACGCTTGACCTAGTGGGCATTGATGATCCCCATATCGGTTTGCATCAGATGCCTCAGCCTCTTAATGTAGCATCCGCTTCTACTGGTCCGGCTCTCCGGCTTGCGCTCGCACATGCTCCGTATACGTGGGTGCTGGATATGATGGACGACGACGACGCTACTCTTGCTTTTGCTGGGCACACACATGGCGGCCAGGTCAATCTTCCCGGCTCTCATGCCCTTGTCACTAACTGCGATCTCCCCCGCAGGTACGCTAATGGCTTGTTTGAATGGCCGCCGCCGAAAAATCACCTAGAAGAACCACATGTAGTGAAGCGCAACGGAACAGTCGTGGCACACGATAACATGTTGGTTAATATCTCCGCGGGTATTGGCACCTCACCTTTTACCCCTATTAGAACGTTTTGTGCACCGGAAGCAATCGTTCTTGATATTGTTGCAGTGTGA
- a CDS encoding penicillin-binding protein: MPNHSRNLTMQQAIAALLSFFMLCGLGGSLLAAMAIPVAATSGTAVNAVTRIFDDLPTKIDFTTPSEVSTIVAADGTKLASFYSENRIVVASENISQFIKDAAVSVEDQRFYQHNGIDAQGILGAAFSNLTGSQLAGGSTITQQYVKNALIEKGRIADDDEQIAAATEQTIARKLNEARYAVAVENQMSKDEILTAYLNIAQFGPSQYGVEAASRYYFSKSAKDVTLEQAAMLAGITQAPGRWDPVTNPEGALKRRNIVLGTMLEQKYIDQEQYDAASAVSIEDMLQVSPSYNGCAEAGISAYFCEYVVRDVLNSDLLGKTRDERIQKLYRGGLTIHTTINPSDQQAAYDSIVAQVPVGDPSGIDIALSSVEPGTGKIRAMVQNRPFGNPSEEQPTATKVNNNVGEDMGGGAGFQAGSTFKVFTLIDWLAKGHSPNDVVTGDRTITIPAQDWKISCAPGFAAPFSPTNNLGIGYGRVTVANATRDSLNTSFAQMSSKLDLCDITKTAASMGVRRGSYVDPDLAKEIKDAGMQGVKEGDIAPILPRPSQVLGVNPVIPLSMASAVATLAAEGNACTPHSFTQITDSNGKVIAEQQPECQQVIDKDVARTTTNVLQRVVQPGGTGATAQLAGGRPSAGKTGTGDDSFHAWHIGYTPQLASAVWTGHMSGNIPMLDVTVNGRFHKIVYGGSLAGPAFKSYMNAALANQPIVQFARPSKPIKAAAKADSENKNEEGTTIPSVIGMTESDAVSTLQSAGYVVAVGSDYSDQPVGQVARQEPSGHAEPGSQINLWLSIGPRP; this comes from the coding sequence ATGCCTAATCATTCACGGAACTTAACGATGCAGCAAGCAATAGCAGCTCTGCTGTCTTTCTTCATGCTTTGCGGACTGGGCGGCAGCCTATTGGCAGCAATGGCAATTCCCGTTGCGGCAACCTCTGGAACCGCAGTAAACGCAGTGACAAGAATATTCGATGATTTACCGACGAAGATAGACTTCACCACACCATCCGAAGTGTCAACGATCGTCGCTGCAGACGGCACGAAGCTTGCTAGTTTTTATTCCGAGAACCGCATTGTTGTCGCTTCCGAAAATATTTCGCAGTTCATAAAAGACGCTGCCGTTTCGGTCGAAGATCAACGTTTTTATCAGCACAACGGAATTGACGCACAAGGAATTTTAGGCGCCGCGTTTTCTAATTTGACTGGCTCGCAACTAGCTGGTGGCTCTACGATCACCCAGCAGTATGTAAAAAATGCGTTGATCGAAAAAGGGCGCATTGCTGACGACGACGAACAAATCGCTGCTGCCACTGAGCAGACTATTGCCCGAAAGCTTAATGAGGCCCGCTACGCAGTAGCAGTGGAAAATCAGATGTCGAAAGACGAGATCCTCACCGCTTATCTGAATATCGCCCAGTTCGGCCCTTCCCAATATGGTGTTGAAGCGGCATCGCGTTACTATTTCTCGAAATCTGCTAAAGATGTGACCTTGGAACAAGCTGCAATGCTCGCAGGTATCACTCAGGCTCCTGGCCGGTGGGATCCAGTGACTAACCCAGAAGGTGCACTCAAGCGTCGAAATATCGTGTTAGGCACGATGCTTGAGCAAAAATACATTGATCAAGAACAATACGATGCTGCTTCAGCCGTATCGATCGAGGATATGTTGCAGGTTTCGCCGTCGTATAACGGTTGTGCCGAAGCCGGAATCTCCGCATACTTCTGTGAATACGTGGTACGCGATGTACTCAATTCTGACTTGCTCGGTAAGACTCGTGACGAGCGAATCCAAAAACTTTATCGCGGTGGTTTAACCATCCACACCACGATCAACCCATCTGATCAGCAGGCTGCTTACGATTCGATTGTTGCACAGGTTCCAGTTGGCGACCCGTCCGGAATTGATATTGCGCTTTCATCGGTTGAGCCAGGTACCGGAAAGATTCGTGCTATGGTTCAAAATCGTCCGTTCGGCAACCCTTCGGAAGAACAGCCCACTGCTACTAAGGTCAATAACAACGTTGGCGAAGACATGGGTGGTGGTGCTGGATTCCAGGCTGGTTCCACTTTCAAGGTCTTCACTTTGATTGATTGGCTCGCTAAGGGACATAGCCCGAACGACGTCGTCACCGGCGATCGCACTATCACCATTCCAGCGCAAGACTGGAAGATTTCATGCGCCCCAGGGTTTGCGGCTCCGTTTAGCCCAACCAACAATCTCGGAATCGGATATGGTCGGGTAACAGTAGCAAATGCGACTCGTGACTCTTTGAATACTTCGTTTGCTCAAATGTCATCTAAACTCGATCTGTGTGACATCACGAAAACCGCCGCTTCCATGGGAGTACGGCGTGGATCTTATGTTGATCCTGATCTTGCTAAAGAAATAAAAGATGCCGGCATGCAAGGCGTGAAAGAAGGCGATATTGCCCCGATCCTTCCGCGCCCTTCGCAAGTACTCGGTGTCAACCCAGTTATCCCACTGTCAATGGCTTCAGCAGTCGCTACACTTGCCGCAGAAGGTAACGCCTGTACCCCGCATTCATTTACCCAAATTACCGATAGCAACGGGAAAGTTATTGCCGAGCAGCAACCAGAATGTCAACAGGTCATCGATAAAGATGTCGCTCGTACCACCACAAACGTGCTCCAGCGTGTTGTGCAACCCGGTGGTACCGGTGCTACTGCTCAACTCGCTGGCGGCCGTCCGTCTGCCGGCAAGACCGGTACCGGCGATGATTCCTTCCATGCGTGGCATATTGGCTACACTCCACAATTAGCATCGGCAGTATGGACTGGCCATATGAGCGGTAATATTCCAATGCTTGATGTTACTGTTAACGGGCGATTCCACAAGATTGTTTACGGTGGTAGTTTGGCCGGACCGGCCTTCAAGTCGTATATGAACGCGGCACTAGCTAATCAGCCAATTGTCCAGTTCGCTCGTCCATCAAAGCCAATTAAGGCGGCAGCAAAAGCAGATTCAGAGAATAAAAACGAAGAGGGAACTACTATTCCGTCAGTTATTGGTATGACTGAGTCAGATGCTGTTTCGACGTTACAATCCGCCGGATATGTGGTGGCAGTCGGATCTGATTATTCTGATCAGCCAGTTGGACAGGTAGCTCGCCAAGAGCCTAGTGGCCATGCCGAACCGGGTAGTCAAATCAATCTGTGGTTATCGATCGGTCCTCGTCCATGA
- a CDS encoding WhiB family transcriptional regulator has product MSLAYEEQTWAVHAACATMDPDSLFVRGAAQRQARNVCFSCPVRLECLADALNSHATFGVWGGLTERERRAIHRRYPDEDNWFERLSNSTEQFAVELRAGRVPRLG; this is encoded by the coding sequence ATGAGTTTGGCATATGAAGAACAAACATGGGCTGTTCATGCGGCATGTGCCACGATGGATCCTGATTCACTTTTCGTTCGTGGTGCCGCCCAACGGCAAGCGCGTAATGTATGTTTTTCCTGCCCAGTACGGTTAGAATGTTTAGCCGATGCATTGAACTCGCATGCTACTTTCGGGGTATGGGGTGGTTTAACAGAACGTGAACGGCGGGCGATACATCGTCGCTACCCTGATGAAGATAATTGGTTTGAACGCCTGAGTAATTCCACTGAACAATTTGCCGTCGAATTACGCGCTGGAAGAGTTCCCCGGCTCGGATAA
- a CDS encoding DUF4177 domain-containing protein: MKKFEYVTLPLLVHNTKAILDQWGEDGWELVTVVPGPNGSQNPVAYMKREKQ; the protein is encoded by the coding sequence ATGAAGAAATTTGAATATGTCACGTTGCCGTTATTAGTCCACAATACGAAAGCAATCCTTGACCAATGGGGCGAGGATGGATGGGAACTCGTCACAGTAGTTCCTGGACCCAACGGCAGTCAGAACCCCGTTGCCTATATGAAGCGTGAAAAGCAGTAA
- a CDS encoding Crp/Fnr family transcriptional regulator, whose protein sequence is MDSTVLAHVELFRELDDADRADLLSLMSETTLKRGESLFHEGDSGDRLYVVTDGKVKLSHTADDGRENLIAVLGPGEIIGELTLFDLGARSSTVTAIAATSLLSLSHKDMMTYIDSHPAMAKSMLRELARRLRTTNQQMADLVFSDVPGRVAKALLDLAERFGERTQEGIYVAHDLTQEELAHLVGASRETVNKSLADFTSRGWIRLEGRAVLLIQVQRLQRRAH, encoded by the coding sequence ATGGATTCCACCGTTTTGGCTCATGTAGAGCTTTTCCGGGAATTGGACGACGCCGATCGCGCCGATCTTCTCTCCCTCATGTCCGAGACCACTTTGAAGCGTGGTGAATCGCTTTTCCACGAAGGTGATTCGGGAGACCGTCTCTACGTAGTCACTGACGGTAAAGTCAAACTCTCCCATACTGCTGACGATGGCCGCGAGAACCTTATTGCAGTGCTCGGCCCAGGCGAAATCATCGGCGAACTCACTCTTTTTGACTTGGGTGCACGCTCCTCAACTGTCACCGCTATTGCAGCTACCAGCCTGCTGTCCTTGTCTCATAAGGACATGATGACCTACATTGATTCCCACCCGGCAATGGCGAAGTCGATGTTGCGCGAATTGGCACGCCGGTTGCGTACCACGAATCAGCAGATGGCAGACTTGGTGTTCTCCGATGTTCCTGGCCGCGTCGCTAAGGCACTGTTGGATTTAGCGGAGCGCTTCGGCGAACGTACCCAAGAAGGTATTTACGTTGCGCACGATCTAACTCAGGAAGAGCTGGCTCACTTGGTTGGCGCTTCGCGTGAGACCGTGAATAAGTCACTGGCTGACTTCACATCACGTGGTTGGATTCGTCTTGAGGGTCGCGCAGTTTTGTTGATTCAGGTACAGCGCCTGCAGCGTCGCGCTCACTGA
- the nth gene encoding endonuclease III: MGQPKKSRSRRFPPRPRSLAGRREQAASILDRLAENYPDSACALVHRNAFELLVATVLSAQTTDARVNSVTPTLFAHFPDPTTMASAPLEVLEEILHPLGFYRAKARSLNGLANGLIERFNGVVPATLEELITLPGVGRKTANVVLGNAFGIPGITVDTHVGRLSRRWGWTRETDPVKAEMELAKILPQPQWTTICHRVIDHGRQVCHSRKPACLECPLADICPSFDIE, translated from the coding sequence ATGGGACAACCGAAAAAATCGCGCTCGCGGCGTTTTCCGCCCCGGCCGCGTTCGTTAGCTGGTCGGCGCGAACAAGCGGCAAGTATTTTAGATCGCCTAGCTGAAAACTATCCAGATTCGGCGTGTGCGTTGGTGCATCGTAATGCTTTCGAACTGCTAGTGGCCACTGTGCTGTCTGCGCAAACAACTGATGCGCGAGTCAACTCGGTGACCCCAACGTTGTTTGCTCATTTTCCAGATCCGACGACGATGGCAAGCGCCCCCTTAGAAGTGCTGGAAGAAATATTGCATCCGCTTGGATTTTATCGTGCCAAAGCACGCTCGCTTAATGGGCTTGCCAATGGTTTGATAGAACGGTTTAACGGCGTAGTGCCAGCCACGCTCGAAGAGCTTATTACCCTGCCGGGAGTGGGACGTAAAACCGCAAATGTGGTGCTTGGGAACGCGTTTGGGATCCCCGGGATTACTGTTGATACCCATGTTGGCCGGTTATCGCGGCGCTGGGGATGGACCCGAGAAACGGATCCGGTTAAAGCTGAAATGGAACTGGCGAAGATTTTGCCACAGCCGCAGTGGACTACGATTTGTCACCGGGTGATCGATCACGGCCGGCAAGTGTGTCATTCGCGTAAACCTGCATGCCTAGAATGCCCACTGGCAGATATTTGTCCCAGTTTCGATATCGAATAA